The following coding sequences lie in one uncultured Bacteroides sp. genomic window:
- a CDS encoding T9SS type A sorting domain-containing protein, with protein sequence MKKVSYLLGLILLLPAFAYSQGITTRSPISDGLVVNSDFWTATDGLGRKTREYSGKDADPNKFVGMFYWTWHQGGDADTARIKNISQIKDANPDAVNNYNDPMWRKGDPGYFYWEEPLYGYYRTTDTWVLRKHAELLADAKIDVVFFDCTNGSFTWDDSFRKLMSVWDEARKDGVKVPKISFLLPFSPSDASLVSLRHLYRTVYQANYFPELWFKWNGKPLIMAYPNNLTDTSLDSEIKDYFTFRPGMPDYVYGPSSPNQWGWLEVYPQHGFAPLDNGKYEQCTVGIAQNTCAAFGGHCSAFNLPDSYGRSYSKVKGFDARKNGYLYGWNFEEQWDRADEIDPKMVFVTGWNEFVSGQWLPESGWTGKPFSFVDEYDWDHSRDIEPVKNWGDNGDVYYLQLVDRVRKFKGMKERPIVSDPKTIDIANLSDWGDVKPAYNSYKNNTKTRNSAGRCEKYYYDESARNDIISSKIARDNDYVYIYVQTNQPLTDSSQKNWMMLFLDIDRNKATGWQGYDYVINHKSPDEKNAYVEKSINNSWNWQEVAKVDYVINSNKLVIKIPRSAIGLSKDPINIEFKWCDNMQEDGNIMDFYVSGDVAPGGRFNYVYDTTNNLPITSIKKVENSKLFIYPSPCENILNVGGEYNKYEIYTTSGSLVLKGVGNKIDVSSLSSGIYAIKTNGETKCFIKK encoded by the coding sequence ATGAAAAAAGTATCATACCTTTTAGGCCTCATTTTATTATTACCCGCTTTTGCCTATTCACAGGGAATCACAACCCGCAGCCCGATCTCGGACGGATTAGTCGTTAATAGTGATTTTTGGACTGCAACAGATGGACTCGGAAGGAAAACGCGTGAATACAGCGGTAAAGATGCTGACCCCAATAAATTCGTTGGGATGTTTTATTGGACCTGGCATCAAGGAGGCGATGCCGATACGGCAAGAATAAAAAATATTTCTCAAATTAAGGATGCAAATCCGGATGCCGTGAATAATTATAATGATCCAATGTGGCGAAAAGGAGACCCCGGATATTTTTATTGGGAAGAGCCTTTGTACGGATACTATAGAACGACAGATACATGGGTATTGCGTAAACATGCCGAACTGTTGGCGGATGCAAAAATTGATGTTGTTTTTTTTGACTGTACAAATGGTTCTTTTACTTGGGATGACTCATTCAGAAAGCTGATGTCTGTTTGGGACGAAGCACGTAAAGATGGAGTAAAAGTTCCTAAGATATCTTTTCTGTTGCCATTTTCTCCTTCCGACGCTTCTTTAGTTTCATTGCGACACTTATATCGTACAGTATATCAAGCGAATTATTTTCCTGAATTATGGTTCAAATGGAATGGTAAACCACTCATCATGGCCTATCCGAATAATCTTACAGATACAAGTCTTGACAGTGAAATTAAAGATTACTTCACATTCCGTCCTGGGATGCCGGATTATGTATATGGTCCATCTTCACCCAACCAATGGGGATGGCTTGAAGTGTACCCACAGCACGGATTTGCTCCTTTGGATAATGGAAAATATGAACAATGTACAGTTGGGATCGCTCAAAACACCTGCGCGGCATTTGGAGGACACTGCAGTGCCTTTAATCTGCCAGACTCTTATGGTCGTAGCTATTCAAAAGTAAAAGGTTTTGACGCTCGAAAAAACGGTTATCTGTATGGCTGGAATTTTGAAGAGCAATGGGACAGAGCCGATGAAATTGACCCGAAAATGGTATTTGTCACCGGCTGGAATGAATTCGTTTCCGGTCAATGGCTTCCGGAAAGTGGCTGGACTGGTAAACCGTTCTCTTTTGTTGATGAATATGATTGGGATCATAGCCGAGACATCGAGCCTGTTAAAAATTGGGGAGACAACGGTGATGTTTATTATCTTCAATTAGTGGACAGAGTAAGAAAATTTAAAGGCATGAAAGAACGTCCAATCGTTTCTGACCCTAAAACGATTGATATTGCAAATCTATCAGATTGGGGAGACGTAAAACCTGCTTATAATTCCTATAAGAATAATACTAAGACAAGAAACAGTGCCGGACGTTGCGAAAAATATTACTATGACGAAAGTGCAAGAAATGATATCATATCTTCTAAAATAGCAAGAGATAATGATTATGTATATATATATGTCCAAACTAACCAACCTCTCACAGACTCTTCTCAAAAAAACTGGATGATGCTTTTCCTGGATATTGACAGGAACAAAGCTACAGGATGGCAGGGTTATGATTATGTTATCAACCATAAAAGTCCTGACGAAAAAAATGCATATGTAGAAAAATCCATTAACAACTCTTGGAATTGGCAGGAAGTTGCCAAAGTTGATTACGTCATTAATTCCAACAAACTTGTAATTAAAATACCACGATCAGCTATCGGATTAAGTAAAGATCCCATAAATATAGAATTTAAATGGTGCGACAATATGCAAGAAGATGGCAATATCATGGATTTTTACGTCAGTGGAGATGTGGCTCCTGGAGGTCGTTTTAATTATGTATATGACACGACAAATAACTTACCTATTACATCAATAAAAAAAGTAGAAAATTCAAAACTTTTCATTTATCCGTCTCCATGTGAAAATATCTTAAACGTAGGAGGAGAGTACAATAAGTATGAGATTTATACAACATCAGGGAGCCTCGTTTTAAAGGGAGTTGGCAATAAAATTGATGTTTCAAGTTTATCCTCTGGAATATATGCTATAAAAACGAATGGGGAAACAAAATGTTTCATAAAGAAATGA
- the bglX gene encoding beta-glucosidase BglX, with protein sequence MKKISLLLVASIIYSLSIVANPPQKARMNKFVSNLMNKMTLEEKIGQLNFAAGGVPQVAGSALGQEQAIRNGLVGATGGFTPEGNYHAQKIAINESRLGIPLLFGLDVIHGYHTVFPIPLGSASSWNILLIEKSARIAANEATCFGINWTFSPMVDICRDARWGRIAEGAGEDPFLGSAIVQAMVRGYQGNDLGSDSTLASCVKHFALYGASEAGRDYNSVDMSRVNMYNYYLPPYKAAVDANVATLMSSFNVVDGIPATGNKWLLTDLLRNKWMYRGMVVSDANSIAEMKAHGLGDDMDVSCLALKAGTDMDLNAMEYILNIKKALFAGKVSMSDIDNSCRRILELKYKLGLFENPFKYWNTDRQGQVASSYNLSVAENLAEESIVLLKNSDNLLPLSKNRKIAVIGPLGSDGQLLRGTWVTTQNDKNATSVFDAIRNINKSTVQYARGSNVTEEYNIYPNSHPAPSDSLINEAVKTAKNADVIIATIGEPSDWSGEAHSRAYLELPKCQKQLLAALKTTGKPIVLVLFSGRPLIITDEEKQFSTIIEAWHGGTMAAPALANVLFGNVNPSAKITATFPKSMGQIPIYYNHLNTGRPYVPGNACVTLYIDESNDPLFPFGYGLSYTSFVYGDIVLNKTNLKGGNDKLIATIPVTNTGNYDGKEVIQLYINDPVARVSRPVIELKGFKKILLKKGETQNVEFEITPELLSYYDNDGKYDWDSGMFNLYIGPNSKDLKKVSFSWIK encoded by the coding sequence ATGAAAAAAATATCACTTTTACTCGTGGCGTCAATTATCTATTCCTTAAGTATAGTGGCGAATCCTCCCCAAAAAGCTCGGATGAACAAGTTTGTATCCAATCTGATGAATAAAATGACTTTGGAAGAGAAAATCGGTCAACTTAATTTTGCTGCAGGTGGTGTACCACAAGTTGCAGGTAGTGCATTGGGCCAAGAGCAAGCTATACGCAATGGGCTTGTGGGGGCTACAGGCGGTTTTACGCCTGAAGGCAATTATCATGCACAAAAAATAGCCATCAATGAGTCTAGACTTGGGATTCCATTGCTATTTGGACTTGATGTAATTCATGGTTATCATACAGTCTTTCCCATTCCTCTTGGTAGTGCTTCAAGTTGGAATATTTTATTGATAGAAAAGAGTGCAAGGATTGCGGCCAATGAAGCCACTTGTTTTGGAATAAATTGGACATTCTCCCCCATGGTGGACATTTGCCGGGATGCGCGTTGGGGCAGGATTGCGGAAGGGGCTGGTGAAGATCCTTTCCTTGGAAGTGCCATAGTTCAAGCTATGGTACGAGGTTATCAAGGGAATGATTTGGGATCAGATTCAACCCTTGCGTCTTGTGTGAAACATTTTGCTCTTTATGGAGCGTCAGAAGCAGGAAGAGACTATAACTCGGTGGACATGAGCCGTGTGAATATGTATAATTATTATTTGCCACCTTATAAAGCCGCTGTTGATGCAAATGTTGCTACGTTGATGTCATCGTTTAATGTCGTTGACGGTATTCCGGCTACAGGAAATAAATGGCTGTTGACCGATCTTCTCCGTAATAAATGGATGTATAGGGGAATGGTCGTATCTGATGCTAATTCGATTGCTGAGATGAAAGCACACGGTTTGGGGGATGACATGGATGTGTCGTGTTTGGCTTTGAAAGCTGGCACTGATATGGATTTAAATGCAATGGAATATATCCTTAATATTAAAAAAGCCCTTTTTGCGGGTAAAGTATCAATGAGTGATATAGATAATAGTTGCCGTAGAATTCTTGAGTTAAAATATAAATTGGGCTTGTTCGAAAATCCATTTAAATATTGGAATACAGACAGACAAGGGCAAGTCGCTTCATCCTATAATCTCTCAGTGGCTGAAAATTTGGCGGAAGAATCAATTGTACTTTTAAAGAATTCGGATAATCTGCTTCCATTGTCGAAAAATAGGAAGATAGCTGTGATTGGTCCTTTGGGGAGTGACGGTCAATTACTTCGAGGCACGTGGGTGACGACTCAGAATGACAAAAATGCCACATCTGTGTTTGATGCAATTAGAAATATTAATAAATCAACTGTGCAATATGCAAGAGGTTCTAATGTGACAGAAGAATATAATATTTATCCCAATTCACATCCGGCTCCGTCTGATTCATTGATAAATGAGGCTGTTAAAACCGCAAAAAATGCGGATGTGATTATTGCTACAATTGGTGAACCGTCAGATTGGAGCGGAGAAGCCCATTCAAGAGCATATTTGGAACTTCCTAAATGCCAGAAGCAACTTCTTGCTGCACTTAAAACTACGGGTAAACCTATAGTATTAGTATTATTTAGTGGGCGCCCATTAATAATAACAGATGAGGAAAAACAATTCAGCACAATCATTGAGGCCTGGCATGGGGGAACGATGGCGGCTCCGGCACTTGCAAATGTTCTTTTTGGCAATGTAAATCCATCTGCAAAGATAACCGCAACGTTCCCTAAGTCAATGGGGCAGATTCCTATATATTATAACCATTTAAATACCGGACGTCCTTATGTACCTGGTAATGCCTGCGTTACACTTTATATTGATGAGTCAAATGATCCACTATTTCCATTTGGATATGGTTTAAGCTATACTAGTTTTGTTTATGGAGACATTGTACTTAACAAGACAAATCTGAAAGGTGGAAATGATAAACTTATTGCAACAATCCCAGTCACAAATACTGGAAATTATGACGGAAAGGAGGTGATACAGTTATATATTAATGACCCTGTGGCAAGAGTTTCTCGTCCGGTGATTGAATTGAAAGGGTTTAAGAAAATCTTGTTGAAAAAAGGTGAAACCCAGAATGTGGAATTCGAGATCACTCCAGAATTACTCAGTTATTATGATAATGATGGTAAATATGATTGGGACTCGGGCATGTTCAATTTATATATAGGACCAAATTCTAAAGATTTGAAAAAGGTAAGTTTTAGTTGGATCAAATAA
- a CDS encoding glycosyl hydrolase → MRSLLKSAVLALLALSASNIIAKNDSGKHNLENIFRNPQEVVETSCYWYWISGNISKEGIVNDLKAMKQAGINRAYIGNIGLPPNEAPTGDIKIMSPKWWDIMRTALKTASDLNIEIGIFNSPGWSQAGGPWNTPEESMKYLATQSKDVKGGKININFEMEINDINKTVKVLAYPLPEDYMVLSTENSNISPNARELFDGNQSTTLAVPSSNYSITITSKNKHFIARSLRILPDSKPILGKLKILVKNGNKWNTIREVVIDRTNFSTDVGYDVFAPFGITLPNVKGKVFQLVFENMNSGCGIREIEISSAPIVEKYAEKILSKMYQAPLPYWNEYKWYSDTINNNHSAIKEKDIVDLTSQFKNNKLSCTLPKGMWRIVRTYMLPTGICNAPALADGRGLEVDRWNKSDLKHHYNSFIGRIRDSIPVEDRKTWKVVVCDSYEKATQNFGDDFIKGFKAAYGYDPTPFLLTYNGTVVGNEEKSNRFLWDVRRMIANRLAYDHIGGLRKLAHNDGFKLWLENYGHWGFPGEFLQYGGQADDIAGEFWSEGTLGDIENRAASSCGHIYGKQKVYAESFTCGGKAFARYPSLMKQRGDRFFTEGINSTLLHLVISQPDETTFPGLNAPFGNEFNRKNTWYRQLHQFTDYLKRCNYMLQQGNYVADVAYFIGEDSPVMTGICSPSLPKGYQYDYINAEVIEKSLAVDSLHNLTLPHGTQYKLLVLPPINTIRPELLRKIRTLVYDGAIVLGPKPLKSPSLQNYPKCDEEIKVMADELWGENSKGKIMRKIGKGYIFKDYDIADLFKMIDVTPDFMPQNDSLLYAHTTQSGKDIYYITNQSNDTIQFDAQFRIDNRLPQLWNPINGNIKDINSFVSLNKSTTIPMKLYPLESTFIVFEKNIPASVSQYISFEKNYPKQVCMQSLNSNWTLNLKDMFGNTQKETDWTLSSWSINQNDEIKYFSGEGIYTNSFKIKEIKKTQKYYLDLGEVGVIAQVKINGKNVGGVWAPPYQLEISDVIKTGINDIEITVDNTWVNRLIGDLNKDVTQRQTSCPNNPYSVNSPLQLSGLMGPVKILMERK, encoded by the coding sequence ATGAGATCACTATTAAAAAGCGCCGTATTGGCATTGCTTGCTTTAAGCGCCAGTAACATAATTGCAAAGAATGATTCAGGAAAACACAATCTTGAAAATATTTTCAGGAATCCGCAAGAAGTTGTCGAGACATCCTGCTATTGGTATTGGATTTCCGGCAACATATCAAAAGAGGGTATCGTCAACGATCTAAAAGCCATGAAGCAGGCCGGAATAAATCGTGCATACATCGGTAACATAGGGCTGCCACCCAATGAAGCGCCTACTGGCGATATCAAAATTATGTCACCGAAATGGTGGGATATTATGCGCACAGCTTTAAAGACGGCTTCCGATTTGAACATTGAGATCGGCATATTCAATTCTCCAGGATGGAGTCAGGCTGGTGGACCTTGGAATACACCGGAAGAATCAATGAAATATCTTGCCACTCAATCGAAGGATGTAAAGGGAGGGAAGATTAATATCAACTTTGAAATGGAGATTAATGATATCAATAAGACTGTGAAAGTACTGGCATATCCTCTTCCTGAAGATTACATGGTACTCAGTACGGAAAATTCCAATATTTCGCCAAATGCAAGAGAGCTATTCGATGGGAACCAATCTACGACACTCGCTGTTCCTTCTTCTAATTATTCAATAACAATTACGTCAAAGAATAAACATTTCATAGCAAGGTCACTGCGCATTTTGCCTGATTCAAAACCCATTTTGGGTAAATTGAAAATTTTAGTAAAAAACGGAAACAAATGGAATACGATCAGAGAAGTTGTCATAGACCGCACAAATTTTTCAACTGATGTAGGCTATGATGTGTTTGCTCCATTTGGCATTACTCTACCTAATGTAAAGGGAAAGGTTTTTCAACTTGTGTTTGAGAATATGAATTCTGGTTGTGGAATTCGAGAGATTGAAATATCATCAGCTCCCATTGTCGAAAAATATGCTGAAAAGATTTTATCTAAGATGTATCAAGCACCTCTCCCTTATTGGAACGAATACAAATGGTATAGTGATACAATAAATAATAATCACAGTGCAATCAAAGAAAAGGATATAGTTGATTTAACTTCACAGTTTAAGAACAACAAACTTTCCTGTACACTTCCTAAAGGTATGTGGCGAATTGTTCGCACTTATATGCTGCCAACCGGAATATGTAATGCACCTGCGTTAGCCGATGGAAGAGGATTAGAAGTGGATCGCTGGAACAAAAGTGATTTGAAACATCACTATAATAGCTTCATAGGTAGAATTAGAGATAGTATTCCTGTTGAGGACAGAAAGACATGGAAAGTAGTTGTATGTGACAGCTATGAAAAAGCAACTCAAAATTTTGGTGATGATTTTATTAAAGGTTTCAAGGCTGCTTACGGTTATGATCCAACACCATTCTTATTAACGTATAATGGGACAGTAGTAGGTAATGAGGAAAAATCCAATCGTTTTTTATGGGATGTGCGTAGAATGATTGCAAATCGTCTTGCTTATGACCACATCGGAGGTTTGCGCAAACTTGCACATAATGATGGATTCAAACTGTGGCTTGAAAATTACGGGCATTGGGGATTCCCAGGGGAATTCCTTCAATATGGAGGCCAAGCTGACGATATAGCAGGTGAATTTTGGAGTGAAGGCACTTTAGGAGATATAGAAAATCGTGCAGCTTCATCATGTGGGCACATTTACGGCAAACAAAAGGTATATGCAGAATCATTTACTTGCGGTGGCAAAGCCTTCGCCCGTTATCCCAGCTTAATGAAGCAACGTGGGGATAGATTTTTCACAGAAGGAATCAATAGTACTCTATTGCATCTTGTCATTTCCCAACCGGATGAGACTACCTTCCCAGGTCTCAATGCCCCTTTCGGCAATGAATTCAATCGAAAGAATACATGGTACAGGCAGTTGCATCAATTCACAGATTATCTAAAACGCTGTAATTATATGCTTCAACAAGGTAATTATGTTGCAGATGTGGCTTATTTCATTGGTGAAGATTCACCTGTAATGACAGGAATATGTTCTCCTTCATTACCCAAAGGCTATCAATATGATTACATTAATGCAGAAGTAATTGAAAAGTCATTAGCTGTTGATTCTCTTCATAATCTTACCCTTCCTCATGGAACCCAATATAAACTTTTAGTACTTCCTCCAATAAACACGATACGTCCGGAATTACTTCGCAAAATCAGGACATTAGTATATGACGGAGCAATTGTTTTAGGTCCCAAACCATTAAAATCGCCAAGTCTTCAAAACTATCCTAAATGCGATGAGGAAATCAAAGTTATGGCTGATGAGCTTTGGGGTGAAAATTCCAAAGGAAAAATAATGAGGAAAATTGGTAAGGGATATATCTTCAAGGACTATGATATAGCCGATCTTTTTAAAATGATTGATGTGACACCCGACTTTATGCCACAAAATGATAGTTTGCTCTATGCACACACTACTCAATCAGGAAAAGACATTTATTACATTACCAATCAAAGTAATGATACGATACAATTTGATGCCCAATTCAGAATAGACAACAGATTGCCACAGCTTTGGAATCCGATCAACGGAAATATTAAAGATATCAATTCATTCGTATCGCTCAATAAATCAACGACTATCCCTATGAAACTTTATCCCTTAGAAAGCACATTCATTGTATTTGAAAAAAATATTCCTGCCAGTGTTTCCCAATATATCTCCTTCGAAAAAAATTATCCAAAACAAGTCTGCATGCAATCACTTAATTCCAACTGGACATTAAATCTTAAAGATATGTTTGGCAACACTCAGAAAGAAACGGATTGGACACTTAGCAGCTGGTCTATTAATCAAAACGATGAAATAAAATATTTCTCAGGAGAAGGAATTTATACGAATTCATTCAAAATAAAAGAAATAAAAAAAACGCAAAAATATTATTTGGATTTGGGTGAAGTTGGCGTAATTGCACAAGTGAAAATCAATGGAAAGAATGTCGGAGGAGTATGGGCCCCACCATATCAGCTTGAGATTTCCGATGTCATTAAGACAGGAATAAATGATATAGAGATTACTGTTGACAACACTTGGGTAAATCGCTTGATCGGTGATTTAAATAAGGATGTCACCCAACGTCAGACGAGCTGTCCTAACAATCCTTATTCTGTTAATTCTCCACTTCAACTATCTGGGCTTATGGGTCCTGTAAAAATACTAATGGAAAGAAAATAA